AGCCCATTTTGGTGTTCGGCTCATCTGGTCGCACACAGCCTGTACCGACATGCGAGGATCAGCTTCAATCACGATCTCATCGTGAACATGCATGACAATGTCGGAGTATTTAAAAGTCATAAGGGCATTGCATAAGATGTCCCTAGAAATAGCCTGCACGATGTTTTCGACAAGCTTCGCGCCGTAGGTTTCAATTCGCTCCCAGTGCTTACCCGCGCCTACGCCTTCGTAAGTGATGGACTCACCGCCGAAGCGGTTTTCTTCAATGCGGGGTTTTGCATAGAAAAGCTCTCGACCGGACGGAAGGGTGATAATGAGCATGCCGGACTCATAGCGAAAGCGGATATTTTTTACTTCCTTTTTCCTCGATCGCTCTCTCACGGTAGATATAGCCGCACGGTCAAGGTCCTGCCAGAGCATGACAATATTAGGGTTCGTCGCACGCCAGGCACTTACCAGGTTCGGCAGTTCCTCCTCCGAAAGCCCCATCTCAAGGGCACCCATTGCTTTTAAGGCTCCGACTGAGCCGCCGTAGCCGCAGGCGAGTTCCGCTATTTTCCCTTTTTGCCTGAGATGGGCATTTACTCCGTGCTTTTCTACAGGAACGCCGAACA
The sequence above is a segment of the Candidatus Cloacimonadota bacterium genome. Coding sequences within it:
- a CDS encoding DNA polymerase is translated as MSDCVCRDDRARGLLQFYGANRTGRFSGRLIQVQNLPRNKMEDLELARKLVKDGDLESLDLLFDSIPQVLSELIRTAFIPKKGRIFLVADYSAIEARVLAWLAEETWRMALFSEGGDIYCRSASEMFGVPVEKHGVNAHLRQKGKIAELACGYGGSVGALKAMGALEMGLSEEELPNLVSAWRATNPNIVMLWQDLDRAAISTVRERSRKKEVKNIRFRYESGMLIITLPSGRELFYAKPRIEENRFGGESITYEGVGAGKHWERIETYGAKLVENIVQAISRDILCNALMTFKYSDIVMHVHDEIVIEADPRMSVQAVCDQMSRTPKWAKGLKLDADSFTCPFYQKD